The Candidatus Uhrbacteria bacterium genome has a segment encoding these proteins:
- a CDS encoding 50S ribosomal protein L32: protein MGLPGHRRTSSHKRRRASHFALTKPSITTDKAGRTHRMHRAAPGATEYNGIAIHVKGRERKLAKALAKTKPQHDHKHDEKEHDHETKKAAPPKAKTRAKKA from the coding sequence ATGGGACTTCCTGGCCATCGCCGAACTAGCTCACACAAGCGCCGCCGCGCCTCACATTTTGCGTTAACTAAGCCTTCAATTACGACTGACAAGGCCGGTCGTACGCATCGCATGCACCGTGCCGCCCCTGGCGCCACGGAGTACAATGGTATTGCCATTCACGTAAAAGGCCGCGAGCGCAAGCTTGCCAAGGCCTTGGCCAAGACCAAGCCTCAGCACGATCACAAGCACGACGAGAAGGAGCACGATCACGAAACCAAGAAAGCCGCTCCTCCGAAGGCTAAGACACGTGCCAAGAAAGCGTAA
- a CDS encoding divalent metal cation transporter — MFARLKRFGKIIGPGVTTGAADDDPSGVATYAQAGARFGYAPLWTLLFSFPLMFAVQEMCARIVLVTGKGLGSNIREYSKSLVVPVVLLLFIANVVNIAADLLMMAEAARLIIPVPTTSLLVVFTLIGLCLEIFLSYKTYAKYLKWLTLALLAYIAVAFVWPIDWNMAATATVVPTFVPSRDFIYLLLAILGTTISPYLFFWQGGQEWEEERQKRHQHKKNGTDRKLVGELRIMRIDTALGMLLSNIVAWFILLTAAGMLHAGGVGEIHSAADIARLLVPVAGHAAGLVFALGIIGVGLLAVPVLAGSTAYAVSEGFGWKLGLDKPWFRARGFYAVIACSTLLGLLFALMGFAPIDLLVASAALNGAIAAPLLMAILLIANDKKRMGVWKNGLWSNMWNGLTVIGLGLATVALIVQSIRV, encoded by the coding sequence ATGTTCGCTCGTTTGAAGCGTTTTGGAAAAATAATCGGCCCCGGAGTCACAACCGGCGCCGCAGATGACGACCCGTCAGGGGTCGCGACCTATGCGCAAGCAGGCGCGCGTTTTGGTTATGCGCCTCTTTGGACGCTGTTATTCAGTTTCCCATTGATGTTTGCCGTACAGGAGATGTGTGCACGCATCGTACTCGTTACGGGAAAGGGGCTAGGAAGCAATATTCGCGAGTATTCCAAATCATTGGTCGTGCCGGTAGTCCTATTGTTGTTCATTGCAAATGTCGTAAATATCGCCGCAGATTTGTTGATGATGGCGGAAGCAGCTCGCCTCATTATTCCGGTTCCGACAACATCACTGCTGGTTGTTTTTACGCTGATCGGTCTGTGTCTCGAGATTTTTCTTTCCTACAAAACATACGCAAAGTATTTGAAGTGGCTGACACTCGCTTTGCTCGCTTACATCGCTGTCGCCTTTGTCTGGCCGATCGATTGGAACATGGCCGCAACCGCAACCGTTGTTCCCACCTTCGTACCGAGCCGCGATTTTATTTATTTACTACTCGCGATTCTTGGTACAACCATCTCGCCTTATCTTTTTTTCTGGCAAGGCGGACAAGAGTGGGAAGAGGAGCGTCAAAAACGTCACCAGCATAAAAAAAATGGAACCGATCGTAAGCTTGTGGGCGAGCTCCGTATCATGCGTATCGACACGGCGCTCGGAATGCTGCTGTCTAATATCGTCGCCTGGTTCATCTTGCTGACGGCAGCCGGCATGCTCCACGCCGGAGGAGTCGGTGAAATCCATTCCGCCGCTGATATTGCACGCCTCTTGGTTCCTGTCGCTGGTCACGCAGCAGGGCTCGTATTTGCCCTCGGTATTATTGGCGTTGGATTACTCGCTGTTCCGGTTCTTGCTGGTTCCACCGCTTATGCTGTTTCTGAAGGCTTTGGTTGGAAACTTGGCTTGGATAAGCCCTGGTTCCGTGCCCGTGGCTTCTACGCGGTAATCGCGTGCTCAACCTTGCTCGGTCTCCTTTTTGCCCTGATGGGTTTTGCGCCAATTGATCTACTGGTTGCTTCTGCTGCCTTAAATGGAGCTATCGCAGCTCCATTGCTCATGGCAATTCTCCTGATCGCAAATGATAAAAAACGCATGGGAGTCTGGAAAAACGGACTTTGGTCTAATATGTGGAATGGTTTGACGGTGATCGGACTCGGGCTGGCGACTGTCGCCCTTATCGTCCAAAGCATTCGGGTCTAG
- a CDS encoding nucleoside-diphosphate kinase (catalyzes the formation of nucleoside triphosphate from ATP and nucleoside diphosphate) yields the protein MEQTLVLIKPDGVQRGLIGTILSRFEQVGLKIVAMKMVHAEQEDVDKHYALTEEWMMAVFTKAKTKYEAEGKVFPYADHKAYGGEIKAGLVDFLRSSPIVAMVLEGEMAVSLVRKLVGATEPASSPAGTIRGDLSHDTYALSNAQNRPLRNLIHASGNVQEANNEIPIWFSEVELHKYEHVNDRVQYDAKWFLPAE from the coding sequence ATGGAACAAACACTTGTATTGATCAAACCGGATGGCGTTCAGCGCGGCTTAATTGGCACTATTCTTAGCCGTTTTGAGCAGGTTGGACTTAAGATCGTGGCCATGAAAATGGTTCACGCTGAGCAGGAAGACGTCGATAAGCACTATGCTCTGACGGAAGAATGGATGATGGCCGTCTTTACCAAGGCTAAAACCAAGTACGAGGCAGAAGGAAAAGTCTTCCCGTACGCCGATCACAAAGCCTATGGCGGCGAGATCAAGGCTGGCCTAGTCGACTTCCTCCGCTCCTCGCCGATTGTCGCCATGGTGCTTGAAGGCGAGATGGCTGTTTCCTTGGTCCGCAAACTCGTTGGTGCAACGGAGCCTGCCTCCTCTCCGGCCGGAACAATCCGCGGAGATCTCTCGCACGACACCTATGCGCTCTCCAACGCGCAGAACCGTCCGCTCCGCAACTTGATCCACGCCTCTGGCAATGTTCAGGAAGCCAACAACGAAATTCCGATCTGGTTCTCGGAAGTCGAGTTGCACAAGTACGAGCATGTGAACGATCGCGTGCAGTACGATGCCAAGTGGTTCTTGCCAGCAGAGTAA
- the nusB gene encoding transcription antitermination factor NusB: MSNRHLARALAMQSLYEWDFYGGERDAHKLIERNIEEFVKEFDETEFATKIVDGVIKHQADIDATITKFAPDWPLAKITTVDRNVLRIGAFELLFNHDIPSKVAINEAIELAKTFGGESSGKFVNGVLGAVYRDQVAQGITKDSDKPKEKKDTPDKIQAKHEGSQINNM; the protein is encoded by the coding sequence ATGTCCAATCGTCATCTTGCCCGAGCTCTCGCCATGCAATCCTTGTATGAGTGGGATTTTTATGGCGGAGAACGAGATGCGCATAAGCTGATCGAGCGAAATATTGAGGAGTTTGTTAAAGAATTTGATGAGACGGAGTTTGCGACCAAGATTGTCGATGGCGTTATCAAGCATCAGGCTGATATCGATGCCACGATTACCAAGTTTGCCCCGGATTGGCCTTTAGCCAAGATTACGACGGTTGACCGCAATGTCCTGCGTATCGGTGCATTTGAGCTCTTGTTCAATCACGATATCCCGAGCAAGGTGGCGATTAACGAGGCGATCGAGCTTGCTAAGACATTTGGCGGAGAATCGAGCGGAAAGTTTGTGAACGGTGTTCTCGGAGCCGTGTATCGCGATCAAGTCGCACAAGGCATTACCAAGGACTCGGATAAACCAAAAGAGAAAAAAGATACGCCTGACAAGATCCAGGCTAAACATGAAGGCTCACAGATTAACAACATGTAA
- the rnc gene encoding ribonuclease III, producing MPTLPDLGPLEERLGHAFRDRSILLQALTHRSFLNENADHPYPHNERLEFLGDAVLELIVTEYLFKNYANDEGDLTNWRAALVNAITLAGIARNLQFEEFILMSKGEAKDKNSKARLYILANAIEAIIGAIYLDGGTQAAEKFITSHILSHLKKILEDELYVDAKSKFQETAQELLGTTPTYKVLEESGPDHAKEFTIGVYLGKELVAVGKGTSKQEAQVSAADAGLDAKGWRTTPAKKDK from the coding sequence ATGCCAACACTTCCGGACCTCGGCCCGCTGGAAGAACGACTGGGGCACGCCTTCCGTGACCGCTCGATCCTCCTGCAGGCACTCACGCATCGATCGTTCTTGAACGAGAACGCCGACCATCCTTACCCGCACAATGAGCGTCTCGAATTTTTGGGAGATGCTGTTCTTGAATTGATCGTTACCGAATATCTTTTTAAGAATTACGCCAATGATGAAGGCGATCTTACCAACTGGCGTGCAGCTCTCGTGAATGCGATTACGCTGGCTGGTATTGCCCGCAACCTTCAATTTGAAGAATTCATTTTGATGAGCAAGGGCGAGGCTAAAGACAAGAATTCAAAAGCCCGTTTGTATATTTTGGCGAATGCGATTGAAGCGATTATCGGTGCGATTTATCTTGATGGCGGAACGCAGGCTGCTGAGAAATTCATTACGTCGCATATTCTTTCCCATTTGAAAAAGATTTTGGAAGATGAGCTGTACGTTGATGCGAAGAGTAAGTTTCAAGAGACGGCACAGGAACTTCTTGGAACGACACCGACATACAAAGTCCTTGAGGAGAGCGGTCCGGATCATGCAAAAGAATTTACGATCGGCGTATATCTTGGGAAGGAATTGGTGGCCGTAGGAAAAGGCACGAGCAAGCAGGAAGCGCAGGTATCGGCGGCGGATGCAGGGTTGGATGCTAAGGGATGGAGAACGACGCCGGCGAAGAAGGATAAATAA